A window of Elusimicrobiota bacterium contains these coding sequences:
- a CDS encoding S8 family serine peptidase, translating into MVILKAIKNYKLKIKNCGLFLTFIFHFSFFIFHCLYCYQKASIFIPSISKSVDVAGGEIIVRVKESVDINIINTKYDTKTIQDMKFNNVFRVSIPDGSSIQDMVSMLSADPDVVYAEPNYLMKAYQVNDSSYSAQWALPDDKYLDWYDAWTSSNTLFSKGVTTSIIAVIDSGVDWRHPDLEANIYLNTKDTYGNKIDDDNNGYIEDYYGVNILYGQDAPNSNLEEEYGDPRPIDTVGHGTHVAGIAAAVVNNSTGIAGVSWTSKIMIVKIFDANAFRTGATASNIAAGIKYAVDNGADVLNLSLGGYIQSRFVKDAVDYTVDKNVVIVASAGNDGINSISYPAGYDGVISVGASDIYDERVSEVNGYSWGSNYGIKLDLLAPGASVYSTYAEYSWSDSENDWKRNSSYYEFEDGTSMASPYVAGVCGLLISQNPARTPADIKKILEASCDNLDVPGWDKYTGWGRLNVYKALSGNLATAWTAPLKVKNYPNPFYPRKHEFVTIRLPEKYRGSEFNVTIYNLAAMPVRYLKHITNEISVDNGLAVWDGKNDNGDLVASGLYYYVVDIGSKKVRGKITLIK; encoded by the coding sequence ATGGTAATTCTAAAAGCAATTAAAAATTATAAATTAAAAATTAAAAATTGTGGATTGTTTTTGACTTTCATTTTTCATTTTTCATTTTTCATTTTTCATTGCCTCTACTGCTATCAAAAAGCATCCATATTCATTCCGTCAATTTCTAAATCTGTGGATGTCGCAGGTGGTGAGATAATTGTTCGTGTAAAAGAAAGTGTAGATATCAATATAATAAACACGAAATACGATACAAAAACAATACAGGATATGAAGTTCAATAATGTATTCCGTGTATCTATACCTGATGGAAGCAGTATTCAGGATATGGTATCCATGTTATCAGCCGACCCTGATGTTGTTTACGCAGAGCCGAATTATTTGATGAAGGCTTATCAGGTCAATGATTCTTCTTATTCAGCACAGTGGGCGTTACCAGATGATAAATATCTTGACTGGTATGATGCCTGGACAAGCAGTAACACACTTTTTTCTAAAGGTGTAACAACCTCTATTATCGCAGTGATTGATAGCGGGGTTGATTGGCGGCATCCGGATTTGGAAGCCAATATCTATCTCAATACAAAAGATACATATGGTAATAAAATTGACGATGATAACAACGGCTATATTGAGGACTATTATGGTGTGAATATCCTTTATGGACAGGATGCTCCCAATTCAAATCTGGAAGAAGAATATGGCGACCCGCGGCCGATTGATACTGTCGGGCATGGAACGCATGTTGCAGGGATTGCCGCCGCAGTTGTGAATAATTCAACCGGTATTGCCGGTGTTTCCTGGACATCAAAGATAATGATTGTAAAGATTTTTGATGCTAATGCTTTCCGTACAGGTGCTACTGCATCAAATATCGCAGCGGGGATAAAATATGCTGTTGATAATGGTGCGGATGTTCTAAATCTGTCTTTAGGCGGTTATATTCAATCAAGGTTTGTAAAAGATGCGGTTGATTATACAGTAGACAAAAATGTCGTTATTGTTGCGTCGGCTGGGAATGATGGTATAAATTCTATCAGTTATCCTGCGGGTTATGATGGTGTGATTTCAGTCGGTGCGTCTGATATTTATGATGAAAGAGTTTCTGAAGTCAATGGCTATTCGTGGGGCTCAAATTATGGGATAAAACTTGACCTGTTAGCACCGGGTGCATCTGTTTACAGTACATATGCAGAATATAGTTGGTCTGATTCGGAGAATGACTGGAAACGGAATTCATCTTATTATGAGTTTGAGGACGGCACTTCTATGGCATCACCATATGTTGCCGGAGTTTGTGGGCTGTTGATTTCGCAAAATCCTGCACGGACACCAGCAGATATAAAAAAAATATTAGAAGCGTCCTGTGATAACCTTGATGTGCCCGGCTGGGATAAATATACCGGCTGGGGTCGGCTAAATGTCTATAAGGCATTAAGTGGCAATCTGGCTACTGCATGGACTGCACCGCTAAAAGTAAAAAATTATCCCAACCCGTTCTATCCACGAAAACATGAGTTTGTTACTATACGATTACCTGAAAAATACAGAGGCAGTGAGTTCAATGTAACAATTTACAATCTAGCCGCAATGCCAGTAAGATACTTGAAACATATCACAAACGAAATATCAGTTGATAATGGTCTCGCGGTCTGGGATGGTAAAAATGATAACGGCGATTTGGTTGCCTCAGGGCTTTACTATTATGTAGTTGATATCGGTAGCAAAAAAGTTCGTGGAAAAATAACATTGATAAAATGA
- a CDS encoding helix-hairpin-helix domain-containing protein → MVKILNQILKTVIKWLSGYVAMWLCRFLLITYSLIHLTTRLYGAFESRPPGARPLGMSAAFVGLANDTNAVFYNPAGLRLVSAFEFSTTYNQLFAVEGLQYNVFSAVMPVRKFGIAGLSFAQFGPSEFKEQTLVVSNAFALSEGLMFGYNLKGNMLKIADYGSDSSIGLDLGLLARVSENFAIGSAAKNVNEPKIGVDKIPESFSAGLFLRPLKGVSFGWDIEKIQDQTISLHFGTEFRVFQFLCFRSGIQTNPNRFSFGCGFNRRAVYIDYAYFTHPTLAADHIFSLSIKTSLEKEAVIEYKPKEKKAKKPRVSRKRKEPAQPAQPVQPAQPLKPALPPKININTASEEELTTLPGIGSIMAKRIVDYRSEKGLFKTIEDLQNVPRMSRRIYLKIEALITVGEVKP, encoded by the coding sequence ATGGTTAAAATACTTAACCAGATATTAAAAACAGTGATTAAGTGGCTAAGTGGCTATGTGGCTATGTGGCTATGTAGATTTTTACTAATCACTTATTCACTTATTCACTTAACCACTCGCCTCTATGGCGCATTTGAATCCCGACCGCCTGGTGCCAGACCGCTTGGTATGTCTGCTGCGTTTGTTGGGCTTGCAAACGATACTAATGCGGTATTCTATAACCCTGCTGGGTTACGGCTTGTTTCAGCATTTGAGTTCTCAACTACATATAACCAACTCTTTGCAGTTGAAGGTCTGCAATACAATGTTTTTTCAGCCGTTATGCCAGTCAGAAAATTCGGTATTGCAGGGCTCTCGTTTGCACAATTCGGGCCGTCTGAATTCAAAGAACAAACACTTGTTGTATCAAATGCATTCGCATTATCAGAAGGGCTGATGTTTGGCTACAACTTGAAAGGTAACATGTTAAAAATAGCCGATTACGGTAGTGATAGTTCAATCGGATTGGATTTAGGCTTGTTAGCACGAGTTTCTGAAAATTTTGCAATCGGCTCGGCTGCCAAAAATGTTAACGAGCCTAAAATAGGCGTTGATAAAATACCGGAATCGTTTTCTGCTGGCTTGTTTTTAAGACCGCTTAAAGGCGTCAGTTTCGGCTGGGATATAGAAAAAATACAAGACCAAACCATCTCGCTCCATTTCGGGACTGAATTCAGAGTATTCCAGTTTCTCTGTTTCAGAAGCGGAATACAAACCAACCCGAACAGGTTCTCGTTTGGCTGTGGATTTAACCGCCGGGCAGTTTATATTGATTATGCGTATTTTACTCATCCAACACTCGCTGCAGACCATATATTCTCGCTCTCTATCAAGACATCGTTAGAAAAAGAAGCAGTAATTGAATACAAGCCCAAAGAGAAAAAAGCAAAAAAACCACGTGTTTCCAGGAAACGAAAAGAACCGGCTCAACCGGCTCAACCGGTTCAACCGGCTCAACCGCTTAAACCGGCTCTACCGCCTAAAATCAATATCAATACTGCATCTGAAGAAGAACTGACCACATTACCAGGTATAGGCAGTATTATGGCAAAACGTATTGTGGACTACCGTAGCGAAAAAGGGCTATTCAAAACTATAGAAGATTTACAGAATGTACCTAGAATGTCAAGACGAATATATCTAAAAATAGAAGCACTGATAACCGTAGGTGAAGTAAAGCCGTAA
- a CDS encoding helix-hairpin-helix domain-containing protein encodes MKKIVFLILVFTLHFTPYTSHFLYADESSDIEGTDLWETDADIEQAYQNNEIDYNTYEQLLAIYEDKIDINTADIFLLQTLPGISQLHASRIINYRLQHGYYKNINELINPEILDEPTFDRIKIFITAILPEKVRTKGDILFKTKSNIEQDTTEEAQTTELVRFKLAKFGKYLRFGAIVEGDTRYEDYFVDQMGSITGSNFSRAYRLNRSYIGYENGPIVDTAYLGDFRAGFGQRLTFDTSGKSSPNGFYPNDTASSQSTITYYWTSKIKSKYPHATTSVKLKGFGMKIKGGTNNPFDISGFYSKAKKPLRVCIRHPDGEVRQWTLENMYEEELLGGNLNYKLFNRTDIFETSYFGTTFYTSKREKRLGGFINIDGYPPEEAFSGYGCDFKTGIKGFLVVGELSHVINWGDGLFVKTAKKMGALDVIVSYRNYDKEHYNPYANAYSKHSDSSKFPCRDEQGYYSELDYKPIKSMKIKFYIDQFKHSAKTEKDDITGEYYTVWETPTTDRTMYFRYNWNLPRGVKFQLDRKWADKDIYQNDDYSEKMSVKTNAQLKFKPSKRTDFVLKYTYTQDYYDTPSKYTPKDSISTRTGYQLSGNLKLSGELKFSDTDLRKSGKESRSYWLQLEDKLSKNTKFRIRYNNKYAWSSEEYEGEDVFSYTEPGYANSWEARLEYKW; translated from the coding sequence ATGAAAAAAATTGTATTTCTTATTTTGGTTTTTACCTTACACTTTACACCTTACACTTCACACTTTCTTTATGCCGACGAAAGTAGCGATATAGAAGGCACAGACCTCTGGGAAACTGATGCGGATATTGAGCAGGCATACCAGAATAATGAGATTGATTATAATACCTACGAGCAACTCCTTGCTATTTATGAAGATAAAATAGATATCAATACTGCGGATATTTTTCTACTCCAGACACTGCCAGGTATCTCCCAACTTCATGCTAGCCGAATCATCAACTACCGACTCCAGCACGGCTATTACAAAAATATCAACGAACTGATCAATCCTGAAATACTGGATGAGCCTACTTTTGATAGAATCAAAATTTTTATTACTGCAATACTGCCTGAAAAAGTCAGAACAAAAGGCGATATCCTGTTCAAAACAAAATCAAATATTGAACAAGATACTACAGAGGAAGCACAAACGACAGAACTGGTTCGGTTCAAATTGGCTAAATTCGGTAAATACTTGAGATTCGGTGCGATTGTAGAAGGTGATACCAGATACGAGGACTATTTTGTAGACCAGATGGGCAGTATTACAGGCAGTAATTTTTCAAGAGCATACCGACTGAACAGGTCGTATATCGGCTATGAGAATGGACCAATAGTTGATACCGCATATCTCGGCGATTTCCGCGCAGGGTTCGGTCAGCGTCTCACTTTTGATACTTCCGGTAAATCGTCACCAAACGGTTTCTATCCAAACGATACCGCATCATCACAAAGCACTATCACTTATTACTGGACTTCTAAAATTAAGTCAAAATATCCACACGCAACCACTTCTGTAAAACTGAAAGGGTTCGGTATGAAAATAAAAGGTGGAACTAATAATCCGTTTGATATTTCCGGCTTCTATTCTAAAGCCAAAAAACCACTCCGAGTATGTATCCGTCATCCTGATGGTGAAGTCAGACAATGGACACTTGAAAATATGTATGAAGAAGAACTGCTTGGTGGCAACTTGAATTATAAACTTTTTAATAGAACAGATATTTTTGAGACCTCGTATTTCGGTACTACTTTTTATACCTCAAAACGAGAAAAACGGCTCGGTGGGTTTATAAATATAGACGGGTATCCGCCTGAAGAGGCATTCTCCGGGTATGGTTGCGATTTTAAGACCGGTATTAAAGGGTTTCTGGTAGTTGGTGAACTTTCACACGTGATTAACTGGGGTGACGGGCTGTTTGTAAAAACAGCCAAAAAAATGGGTGCATTAGATGTGATTGTCTCATACCGGAATTATGATAAGGAGCACTATAACCCGTACGCAAACGCATACTCAAAACATAGCGATTCATCAAAGTTCCCATGCCGCGATGAACAGGGCTATTATTCTGAACTGGACTACAAACCGATAAAATCAATGAAAATCAAATTTTATATAGACCAGTTCAAACATTCTGCCAAAACCGAAAAAGATGATATTACCGGCGAATACTATACCGTCTGGGAAACACCAACTACCGACAGAACAATGTACTTCAGATATAACTGGAACCTACCACGAGGTGTCAAGTTTCAACTGGATAGGAAATGGGCTGATAAAGATATCTATCAAAATGACGATTATAGCGAAAAAATGAGTGTCAAAACAAATGCCCAACTAAAATTTAAACCATCAAAACGAACCGATTTCGTGCTAAAATATACCTATACGCAGGACTATTACGATACACCATCAAAATATACACCAAAGGACTCAATCTCTACAAGAACTGGATACCAGCTTTCAGGCAACTTAAAACTATCAGGCGAGTTAAAGTTTTCAGATACTGATTTACGAAAAAGCGGTAAAGAATCACGCTCATACTGGCTACAACTTGAAGATAAATTATCCAAAAATACAAAATTCCGTATCCGATATAACAATAAATACGCGTGGTCGTCTGAAGAATACGAAGGCGAAGATGTGTTCTCGTATACAGAGCCCGGCTATGCCAATTCCTGGGAAGCCCGTCTGGAGTATAAATGGTAA
- a CDS encoding four helix bundle protein, with protein MQDLKERTYKFALQIIKLVQKLPQNQIARIIAEQMLRSGTSVGANTEEAYAGLTKKDFSHSINISRKETLETRYWLRLLLGAELVKKEEVANLFKECDELIKIFTSTVKKVRSTLILILILTFNFNLSFIPLTCLYSYTSLESYYGIGGITRGLSAESVGLGSVSTTVSQDVAAVFTNPACMELGSDNHGVFSFSPAVVWTSDKRNHSYIATSYTTNRNIFFQPTSIGMLWSSIREFVFGLGAAQAIDFNYVFQEKSVRDRGYGNSNGQDTIDQHGNLFDYGLAVNYQLLTSLNLGVAGLLKNGDIKSEQELNTFGTSGAPDIIRKINEISKLSGNGFNIGVLCSVEDIMSLGLAYKYSAEIKREVKQIDTTGNILNSSSTYTIEYKYPNSISAGIKYNFRDKNNCAVFIDASFADWSTTNPLFRDVLAFSLGFEHLPLEGMTVRYGFSYLPSYIKNGGVNSALSIGCGFAIPTLLVEIDIAGSYAWQESTQERLFFSDQRDTVYDTTTRLITTVRYRW; from the coding sequence ATGCAGGACCTAAAAGAACGAACATATAAATTTGCCTTGCAAATAATCAAACTGGTACAGAAATTACCCCAAAACCAAATAGCCCGAATTATTGCAGAACAGATGTTGCGCTCTGGGACATCAGTTGGTGCTAATACTGAGGAAGCATATGCAGGGTTAACAAAAAAGGATTTCTCCCATAGTATAAATATTTCTCGGAAAGAGACATTAGAAACAAGATACTGGCTCAGATTATTACTTGGTGCTGAATTAGTTAAAAAAGAAGAGGTAGCAAATCTATTTAAAGAATGTGATGAACTCATAAAAATTTTTACTTCAACCGTCAAAAAAGTTCGTTCTACCTTAATTTTAATTTTAATTTTAACCTTTAATTTTAACCTGTCATTTATCCCTTTAACCTGTCTTTACAGCTATACTTCACTTGAGTCCTACTACGGAATCGGAGGTATCACACGCGGGCTATCCGCAGAATCCGTCGGGCTCGGTAGCGTATCAACTACAGTATCTCAGGATGTCGCAGCCGTTTTTACTAATCCAGCTTGTATGGAACTTGGTAGTGATAATCACGGTGTATTCAGTTTCTCACCCGCAGTTGTATGGACTTCTGATAAACGAAACCATTCTTATATAGCAACATCGTATACAACTAATCGGAACATTTTTTTTCAGCCGACATCTATAGGGATGCTGTGGTCGTCAATTCGCGAGTTTGTATTCGGGCTTGGTGCTGCACAAGCAATTGACTTTAATTATGTGTTTCAAGAAAAATCTGTCCGGGATAGAGGCTACGGGAATTCTAACGGGCAGGATACAATTGACCAGCATGGGAATCTGTTTGATTACGGGCTTGCAGTGAACTACCAGTTACTTACATCGCTCAATTTAGGTGTTGCTGGGTTGCTGAAAAACGGTGATATAAAATCAGAACAGGAATTGAATACTTTCGGTACTTCTGGCGCACCTGATATCATCAGGAAAATCAACGAAATATCTAAATTGTCAGGAAACGGATTCAATATCGGAGTGTTGTGTTCGGTTGAAGATATTATGTCTCTCGGATTGGCTTATAAGTACTCGGCTGAAATTAAACGAGAAGTCAAACAAATAGATACAACCGGCAATATCTTAAACTCAAGTTCAACTTATACAATAGAATATAAATATCCGAATTCAATTTCCGCTGGTATAAAGTATAATTTTAGAGATAAAAACAACTGTGCTGTTTTTATAGATGCGAGTTTCGCTGACTGGTCAACCACAAACCCGTTATTCCGCGATGTATTAGCATTCTCGCTCGGGTTTGAGCATCTGCCACTTGAAGGGATGACAGTAAGATACGGGTTTTCATATCTGCCATCATATATAAAAAATGGTGGTGTAAATTCAGCACTCTCTATTGGTTGCGGGTTCGCTATCCCAACACTGCTGGTTGAAATAGATATAGCAGGAAGTTATGCCTGGCAGGAATCAACCCAGGAAAGATTGTTTTTTTCAGACCAGCGTGATACCGTGTATGATACAACCACGCGGCTTATTACAACAGTGAGGTATAGATGGTGA